One window of Alkaliphilus metalliredigens QYMF genomic DNA carries:
- a CDS encoding protein arginine kinase: MTKWIKDTGPESDIVVSSRIRIARNIKGIPFPHRLSEDGADSVNQQVYKALMEGDHTLKNQLMLLKMNDMDQVERLNYVEKHLISPHLARSFQGGSVFINQEETISIMMNEEDHIRIQCLLPGLQLETLWELGDEIDNLLEEKIEFAFNEDLGYLTSCPTNLGTGIRASVMMHLPALTLSRSIQRVLQAASQIGLAIRGIYGEGSEFAGNLYQISNQVTLGRTEEEIVQHLKDVVMQIIHKERMTRENLLSGNKVAVEDRVFRSLGIMKNARILSSSEAMQLISDVKLGINLKLVEDIKLEQLNQLMMMIQPGYLQKHFQESLTEEARDIKRAQITRESLA; this comes from the coding sequence ATGACAAAGTGGATAAAGGATACGGGTCCAGAGTCGGATATTGTTGTCAGTAGTAGGATTAGAATTGCTCGAAATATTAAAGGCATTCCCTTTCCTCATCGTTTATCAGAAGATGGTGCTGATAGTGTAAACCAGCAAGTGTATAAAGCTCTAATGGAAGGAGACCATACTTTAAAGAATCAATTGATGTTGTTGAAAATGAACGATATGGATCAAGTAGAAAGATTGAATTATGTAGAAAAGCATTTAATTAGTCCTCATTTAGCCCGAAGCTTTCAAGGGGGAAGTGTTTTTATCAATCAGGAGGAAACCATTAGCATTATGATGAATGAAGAGGATCATATTCGAATTCAGTGCCTATTGCCAGGGTTACAATTAGAAACTCTTTGGGAGCTAGGAGATGAAATTGATAATTTATTAGAGGAAAAAATTGAATTTGCTTTTAATGAAGACTTAGGATATTTGACCTCTTGTCCTACAAATTTAGGAACGGGAATTCGAGCTTCGGTTATGATGCATTTACCAGCACTAACATTATCTAGATCTATCCAAAGGGTATTACAGGCTGCAAGTCAAATTGGTTTAGCAATTCGAGGAATTTATGGAGAGGGAAGTGAATTTGCAGGTAATCTATACCAGATTTCTAATCAGGTTACATTGGGAAGAACGGAAGAGGAAATAGTTCAACACCTAAAGGATGTCGTCATGCAAATTATTCACAAAGAACGTATGACAAGAGAGAATCTTTTATCAGGTAACAAAGTAGCAGTAGAGGATAGGGTGTTTCGATCTTTGGGAATTATGAAAAATGCTCGAATTTTATCTTCAAGTGAAGCAATGCAATTGATTTCAGACGTAAAGCTAGGCATTAATTTGAAATTAGTAGAGGATATTAAACTAGAGCAATTGAATCAACTAATGATGATGATTCAACCTGGATATTTACAGAAACACTTTCAGGAGTCCTTAACAGAAGAGGCAAGAGATATTAAACGAGCACAAATAACGAGAGAATCACTAGCTTAG
- a CDS encoding UvrB/UvrC motif-containing protein, whose protein sequence is MICQRCQAKNATIHMRKMTNGKKEEVYLCQQCAQNNEALNVEHPFSIHNFLGGLLDTGLDSQFQVKYVENIRCEQCGNTYHHFKENGRLGCDHCYEEFNEQLIPLLKKIHGNIHHVGKVPKRAGGVIRLKKQLRQLKGQLREAIETEAFESAAEIRDQIRGVEEQIQGS, encoded by the coding sequence ATGATTTGTCAACGCTGTCAAGCTAAAAATGCAACTATTCATATGAGAAAGATGACTAATGGAAAAAAAGAAGAAGTTTATTTATGCCAACAGTGTGCACAAAATAATGAAGCCTTAAACGTAGAGCATCCTTTTTCAATTCATAACTTTTTAGGTGGACTATTGGACACGGGTTTAGACTCACAATTTCAAGTGAAGTATGTTGAGAATATACGCTGTGAGCAATGTGGTAATACATATCATCACTTTAAAGAAAACGGACGTTTAGGGTGTGATCATTGTTATGAAGAATTTAATGAGCAGCTTATTCCATTGCTAAAAAAAATACATGGAAATATTCACCACGTGGGAAAGGTACCTAAAAGGGCCGGTGGAGTCATTCGTCTTAAAAAACAATTAAGACAACTGAAGGGGCAACTCAGGGAAGCAATAGAAACTGAGGCATTCGAAAGTGCAGCTGAAATAAGAGATCAAATACGGGGTGTAGAAGAGCAAATCCAAGGGAGCTAG